From Leptodactylus fuscus isolate aLepFus1 chromosome 11, aLepFus1.hap2, whole genome shotgun sequence, one genomic window encodes:
- the GPR4 gene encoding G-prodeshotein coupled receptor 4: MSNITPEACNVDSDLDSILPPSLYAVVFVVGLPANLLALWAAWLQVRKGKELGVYLLNLSLSDLLLICALPPWTDYYLRRDVWGYGPGACRLFGFIFYTNLYVGAAFLSCVSADRYLAVAHPLRFPGARPIRSAAAVSALVWVLELAANAPPLFRDAITRDRYNHTFCYESYPLSGKGDALANVGRVLAGFLLPWGIMLLCYAGLLRALRGSASCERREKRRVRRLALGLPCVALLCYGPYHALLLLRSLVFLIGGGSVAAGESCALEERLFPAYHASLAMATLNCLADPALYCLACPGARGEVAKAIGRVVAWAMGKDRSGWQERGIDGRGISGRAEAVGMVEMGQGGGSSIV, from the coding sequence ATGTCTAACATCACCCCAGAGGCCTGCAACGTTGACTCTGACCTGGATAGCATTCTTCCTCCATCGCTGTATGCGGTTGTCTTCGTAGTGGGACTTCCGGCCAATCTTCTAGCTCTCTGGGCTGCCTGGTTGCAGGTGCGCAAAGGAAAAGAACTCGGAGTTTACCTTCTAAACCTCAGCCTGTCGGATCTACTGTTGATTTGTGCACTACCACCATGGACGGACTACTACTTGAGGAGAGACGTATGGGGGTATGGGCCAGGGGCCTGCCGCCTTTTTGGCTTCATCTTCTATACTAATCTGTACGTGGGTGCTGCTTTCCTGTCTTGTGTCTCAGCTGACCGGTACCTGGCGGTGGCACATCCTTTGAGGTTCCCTGGTGCCCGGCCCATCCGCTCTGCGGCAGCTGTCTCCGCACTGGTTTGGGTCCTAGAACTGGCAGCTAATGCCCCTCCCTTGTTCAGAGACGCTATCACCAGAGACCGGTACAACCATACCTTCTGCTACGAAAGTTATCCCCTATCTGGAAAGGGAGATGCCCTAGCCAATGTGGGGAGGGTGTTAGCTGGATTTTTATTGCCCTGGGGGATAATGCTATTGTGTTATGCTGGGTTGCTCCGTGCTCTGCGGGGCAGTGCATCCTGTGAACGAAGAGAAAAAAGACGGGTGCGTCGGCTGGCCCTGGGGCTTCCTTGTGTGGCACTGCTCTGCTATGGGCCCTATCATGCCCTGCTCCTTTTGCGCAGTCTAGTGTTTCTGATTGGAGGAGGTTCTGTAGCAGCAGGTGAAAGCTGTGCCCTGGAGGAGCGGCTGTTCCCAGCGTACCACGCCTCTCTAGCAATGGCCACCCTGAACTGCTTGGCTGATCCTGCCCTTTATTGCTTGGCTTGTCCAGGAGCAAGGGGGGAGGTGGCAAAAGCAATTGGCAGAGTAGTGGCCTGGGCAATGGGAAAAGACAGAAGTGGCTGGCAGGAAAGGGGCATCGATGGAAGAGGAATCAGTGGCCGAGCTGAGGCGGTGGGAATGGTAGAGATGGGTCAAGGAGGGGGCAGTTCCATCGTCTGA
- the OPA3 gene encoding optic atrophy 3 protein has translation MVVGAFPIAKLLYLGIRQISKPLANRIKAGARRSEFFRTYVCLPPAQVYHWVEMRAKMRIMGFRGAAIKPLNEEAAAELGAELLGEATIFLIGGACMVAEYSRQATNSRRKEEEMEARLSSMETEIARLGLLTEELDARARAAERQQVAK, from the exons ATGGTGGTGGGCGCCTTTCCCATCGCGAAGCTCCTGTATCTGGGGATCCGACAGATTAGTAAACCGCTCGCCAACCGGATCAAGGCGGGAGCCCGGCGCAGCGAGTTCTTCCGCACCTATGTCTGCCTGCCGCCCGCTCAAG TGTACCATTGGGTGGAAATGCGAGCAAAAATGAGGATCATGGGCTTCCGCGGAGCTGCCATTAAACCACtgaatgaagaggctgcagctgaGCTGGGAGCAGAGCTTCTGGGGGAAGCCACCATCTTTTTAATTGGGGGTGCTTGCATGGTAGCAGAATATTCACGGCAGGCTACCAACTCCCGACGGAAAGAGGAGGAGATGGAAGCCAGATTGAGCTCAATGGAGACAGAGATTGCACGATTGGGTCTTCTAACAGAAGAGCTGGATGCACGTGCCCGGGCCGCAGAGAGGCAGCAAGTGGCAAAGTGA